The proteins below are encoded in one region of Hordeum vulgare subsp. vulgare chromosome 3H, MorexV3_pseudomolecules_assembly, whole genome shotgun sequence:
- the LOC123441889 gene encoding uncharacterized protein LOC123441889, translating into MWPWKTHPRPIQPEPRSPPLPRAPSYSRPRRPDLLHLASQSVSGPLQDEQMSSASLSPFFSLPHNSLSSRYQELQGHQHDSSVLESSEIRTRVSVEVEIQFDFTSGVYAGESKHHGERQRVPASNIPDKSVPSKRESASDGTSPSECVNRTTKSITKAARSSPFKKMLSPIMKSKSVRSSPSLAEEEEPNTAVVPASSRNCVPRKSLLSDLSRTERSQASSNCLPNGESRHMTEASLSPAHLQAVLKCDSRNGIPFYDFCVEGPEESISARSWESGSELIRIYTFHSGGKRGSTVGRSSKDERRCLPPIVGQMQVSSYLCSKVGKDGILNNSVNTEFVLYDIAHARRSFAAEEKTKCTEPSQPESCGVVDKPVSREYPQKINLIDHQHDARHNPEVSTSRPWSEEDLYPHLEIAATVIQIPFNKDKKCSSAGTIKVVTPSGLHGLSSDNESSPSSLLDRWRYGGGCDCGGWDMACPLVVLENAYDDNWDDSVTKESKHPMELLVQVHHHAMQPLYIFYADLFIYRFRQFRKLLLLRLSYVASSKICQFLDVGQYNLLPLGDSDDSGGFCVSTLRGAADSDPWWWIRVGIQEGWCGWS; encoded by the exons ATGTGGCCCTGGAAAACCCATCCGAGACCGATTCAGCCAGAACCACGCTCGCCGCCACTTCCCCGAGCTCCCTCCTACTCCCGACCGCGCCGGCcggacctcctccacctcgcgtcGCAGTCGGTGTCCGGACCCTTGCAGGACGAGCAGATGAGCAgcgcatctctctctcccttcttctctcttcctcacaACTCCCTCTCTTCAAGATACCAGGAGCTCCAGGGCCACCAGCACGATTCGTCCGTGCTCGAATCCAGCGAGATCCGGACGCGG GTCTCCGTGGAGGTGGAAATTCAATTCGACTTCACCTCAGGCGTATATGCTGGTGAAAGTAAACACCATGGTGAGAGGCAGAGGGTTCCAGCAAGTAATATTCCTGataagtctgtgccatcaaagaggGAGAGCGCCTCTGATGGCACCAGTCCATCAGAATGTGTCAATCGCACCACAAAGAGCATCACTAAAGCAGCTCGATCAAGTCCTTTCAAGAAGATGTTGAGCCCCATCATGAAGTCCAAGTCTGTTAGAAGCAGCCCATCTCTTGCTGAAGAGGAAGAGCCCAACACTGCAGTTGTGCCGGCAAGCAGCAGAAACTGCGTGCCCCGCAAATCGTTGCTCAGTGATCTCTCGAGGACTGAGCGGAGCCAAGCATCATCCAATTGCCTGCCAAATGGAGAAAGTCGGCATATGACGGAGGCTTCTTTATCACCTGCTCATCTCCAAGCAGTTCTTAAATGTGATTCCAGAAATGGCATTCCCTTTTATGATTTTTGTGTCGAGGGCCCGGAAGAGTCCATTTCTGCTAGGTCCTGGGAGAGTGGGAGTGAACTAATCCGGATTTACACTTTCCATAGTGGTGGTAAACGAGGAAGCACTGTTGGGAGGTCTTCCAAAGATGAGCGCAGATGTTTGCCTCCAATTGTAGGCCAGATGCAGGTTTCCTCCTATCTATGCTCTAAAGTTGGAAAAGATGGCATTCTGAATAATTCTGTCAACACCGAGTTTGTTCTGTACGATATCGCTCACGCAAGGCGAAGTTTTGCTGCCGAGGAGAAGACCAAGTGTACAGAGCCCAGTCAGCCGGAATCCTGTGGCGTCGTTGATAAACCAGTCTCTCGTGAATATCCACAGAAGATTAATCTGATTGACCACCAGCATGATGCAAGGCATAATCCAGAGGTATCGACATCTCGGCCATGGTCTGAAGAGGATCTTTATCCTCATTTGGAGATTGCAGCAACAGTCATTCAGATCCCATTTAATAAGGACAAGAAGTGTTCGTCCGCTGGTACTATCAAAGTGGTCACACCGAGTGGTCTGCATGGATTATCAAGCGATAATGAATCCAGCCCATCATCTTTGCTAGATAGATGGAGGTATGGTGGGGGTTGTGATTGTGGCGGATGGGACATGGCATGTCCACTTGTCGTCCTCGAGAATGCTTATGATGATAACTGGGACGATTCTGTAACGAAAGAAAGCAAGCATCCTATGGAGCTCCTTGTTCAGGTGCACCACCATGCAATGCAACCCCTATATATTTTTTATGCAGACTTGTTCATTTACCGTTTCCGGCAGTTCCGCAAGCTATTGCTTCTCCGACTGAG TTATGTAGCTTCATCAAAGATATGTCAGTTTTTAGATGTTGGTCAGTACAACCTGCTCCCT CTAGGAGATTCCgacgacagcggcggattttgtgTCAGCACGCTGCGAGGAGCTGCTGACAGTGACCCATGGTGGTGGATTCGAGTTGGAATTCAAGAGGGTTGGTGTGGTTGGAGTTAA